From the Candidatus Methanoperedens sp. genome, the window CTTTAAGAGGAAATGACATGTGGCAGGATATAGCCAGATTCGGGAAAAAACTTGTAGATCACGGGCTTGTGGAATCGCATTTCGGGAATATCAGCCTCCGCGCCGGCAGCAAAATGCTCATCACAAAAAGCGGGGCAGATCTTGACGAGATAACCGAAAATAGCGTCGTGGAGGTGAATATTGAGACGCCTTCAAGCCTTGACAGTATCGCGTCATCGGAAACGGTCGTGCACAGAACTATATACCAGAATACCCCGGCGCTTGCGATCATCCATGCCCATCCTCCATTTGCGGTTATCGAATCGCTGCTCGTAGAAGATGTTATCGTTCCAATAAATATCGAAGGACAGCACTTCCTGCATGAAATCCCTGTGGTAAGAGGTGATCCGGGAACCTGCGAACTTGCAGACAACACAGCACTGGCTTTACGCGGCCGCAAAGGCCTTATCGTTTTCAGGCACGGCACCTTCGCGATCGGAAATGAGTTGGATGAAGCTTATTTTGTTACGGCGCTGATGGAGCAAAGCTGCAAATTGAAGTATTACTTCGATATGGCGGGAGCGACGCGGGCTTCAGCAAAATAAAAGGAAGTCGTTGCTCAATCTCAAGAAATTTTCATATTATCAACCTGAAAGATAACCCACCCCCCAACCCACCTATTCTTTTCTTTACCACTTAGGTTATTGAATTTATATATTTAAATCACTTTGCCCGAACTTTACCCGAACTCAAGTGATCTAATTCAAACAATAAGATCAGGCATATCGATAGAAGATCATTAGCATCCTAATAATAATTAGTTGGATCCCGGAGAGATTTATAAACGGTAGTGCGCTATCACGAAATATCGGATGTTGTCGCGGTCATTATGGCTGCCAATGATATCTGATTATAATCATAAGAAGTATTATTATTTATATGCATAAATATATTGTATCACAGACCTGTGTATAAGATTGATGGATAGCCCGGTAAAAAATGAAAGCGCAGTTTCGCCAATCTCGGGAGTGCTCCTG encodes:
- a CDS encoding aldolase: MWQDIARFGKKLVDHGLVESHFGNISLRAGSKMLITKSGADLDEITENSVVEVNIETPSSLDSIASSETVVHRTIYQNTPALAIIHAHPPFAVIESLLVEDVIVPINIEGQHFLHEIPVVRGDPGTCELADNTALALRGRKGLIVFRHGTFAIGNELDEAYFVTALMEQSCKLKYYFDMAGATRASAK